The Candidatus Nitrospira nitrosa genomic sequence GCGAGTTGACGACGTAGCGTTGCGATATTTTTCAAACCACGTGGCCGGAACATGACGGTGGAGTATAATGCACGATCATGAATCGTGTGCTGGTGCTCGGGGCCGGAAAAATCGGCTCTCTCATCGCTTGCCTTCTTAATCAATCCGGTCGGTACGAAGTCCATCTCGGCGACATGACCTTGGAGGCGCCGACCCATCTCGTCGACAGTCTCAAGTTGGAGCGGGTGACGCCGTGCCTGCTGGATGTACGACATCCGGATGCAGTCAGCACCTATCTTTCAACCCATCGGTTTGATGCGATTCTCTCGAGTCTCCCCTATTTTTGTAATCCCACGGTCGCCGGCCTGGCGTTGACTCACCATCTGCATTATTTCGACCTCACAGAAGACGTCGAGGTCACCAACCAGATCAAAGTCCTGAGCGCTGGAGCCACCCAGGCCTTTATGCCGCAATGCGGTCTGGCCCCGGGGTTCATCAGTATCGTGGCACACGAGCTCATGACGCATTTTGATACGTTGGACACGGTCAAGATGCGCGTCGGCGCGCTGCCGGTCCATCCCAGCAATGCCCTAAAGTATTCGCTGACCTGGTCGACGGATGGACTGATCAACGAATACGGCAATGTCTGTTACGGCATCGAAGAAGGTGAAAAAGTCCCGCTTCAGCCGCTCGAAGGGTATGAAACGATCGAACTGGACGGCCTGCTCTATGAAGCGTTCAATACCTCAGGCGGACTCGGTACATTGGCCGATAGTTATACCGGCAAAGTCCGCACGATGAATTACAAGACACTCCGCTACCCGGGCCACTGCGACAAGATCCATCTGTTGATGAAGGACCTCAAGCTCAATGAAGACCGAGACACCTTGAAACGTGTGCTTGAACGGGCCGTGCCTCAGACCCTGCAAGATGTCGTATTGATCTATGCGTCGGTCACCGGCACGAACAAGGATGGGTTTTTCGAAGAAAACTACGTGAAGAAAGTATACCCGCAATGCATCAAGGGCAAGCTCTGGTCGGCCATCCAAGTGACGACCGCGTCCAGCGTCTGTTGCGTCGTGGACCTTGTGTTGAACCGTCCTGAGCAGTACCATGGATTCATCACTCAGGAATCCGTCTTATTACGAGACTTCTTGGACAACGAATTGGGAGGTTGCTTTCGATGAGCACGAGTCATTCCGCATTGAGGGACCTTGGCATCCAGGCCGTGAACTCAGGTGGAAGTACCGGCAATGGGTGGTGGTCCGGTCGCAATGACGGGACCCTGCTCCCCTCCATCAATCCGACGACCGGGGAGCAGATCGCGGGTGTCTATCCTTGTTCATCAGATGATTATCAACGTATCGTGAAAGAATCAGTTGAGGCATTTCGAGCCTGGCGCATGGTGCCGGCCCCTAAGCGAGGCGAGGTCGTTCGGCTGATCGGCCAAGCCCTCAGAGAGAAGAAGGATCAGCTGGGGACCTTGGTGTCCTTGGAAGTCGGCAAGATCAAGGCCGAGGGCGACGGAGAAGTCCAAGAGATGATCGACATGGCCGATTTCGTCGTCGGCCAGTCACGGATGCTCTACGGTGCCACGATGCAATCCGAACGGCCGGCGCACCGCATGAGCGAGCAGTGGCATCCATTGGGTCCGGTGGGTGTGATCACGGCGTTCAATTTTCCCGTGGCGGTCTGGGCCTGGAATGCGTTCCTCGCTGCGATCGCAGGCGATACCGTGATCTGGAAGCCATCGCCGAAGGCCCCTCTCTGCGCGGTCGCCATCCAACAGATTTGTAATCGCGTCATGCAACAACAGGGGTATGCCGGTATTTTCTCCCTCTGCATCGCCGATCAACCGGCGTTGGTCGAACAGATGGTCCAGGATGAGCGCCTCCCGCTCATCTCCTTTACCGGTTCGGTGCCGGTCGGTCGGAAGGTCGCGTCATTGGTCGGACAACGACTCGGCCGAACCTTGCTCGAACTGAGCGGCAACAATGCCGTCATCGTCGATGAGACCGCCGATCTCAATATGGCGGTCCGCGCGATTGTGTTCGGCGCGGTCGGGACCGCCGGGCAGCGTTGTACGACCACCAGACGTCTCATCGTACACGAATCCTGTTACGAGGAATTAGTCGCGAGGCTTGTGAAGGCCTATGCGCAAGTTCAGATCGGCAATCCGCTGGAAAAAGAAGTCCTCATGGGACCGCTCATCGACCAGGTGGCGGTGGAGGGCTATCGAGCGGCCCTCGACGAGATCAAGCAAGAGGGCGGAGAAATTCTCCACGGAGGGCGTGTGCTGACCCGCCCCGGCTACTTCGTCGAACCGACGATCGTGCGGGCGCAGAACCACTGGCCCGTCGTGCAGCGCGAAACCTTTGCGCCTATTCTCTACGTGATGACATTCACGACGA encodes the following:
- a CDS encoding saccharopine dehydrogenase family protein, yielding MNRVLVLGAGKIGSLIACLLNQSGRYEVHLGDMTLEAPTHLVDSLKLERVTPCLLDVRHPDAVSTYLSTHRFDAILSSLPYFCNPTVAGLALTHHLHYFDLTEDVEVTNQIKVLSAGATQAFMPQCGLAPGFISIVAHELMTHFDTLDTVKMRVGALPVHPSNALKYSLTWSTDGLINEYGNVCYGIEEGEKVPLQPLEGYETIELDGLLYEAFNTSGGLGTLADSYTGKVRTMNYKTLRYPGHCDKIHLLMKDLKLNEDRDTLKRVLERAVPQTLQDVVLIYASVTGTNKDGFFEENYVKKVYPQCIKGKLWSAIQVTTASSVCCVVDLVLNRPEQYHGFITQESVLLRDFLDNELGGCFR
- the amaB gene encoding L-piperidine-6-carboxylate dehydrogenase; amino-acid sequence: MSTSHSALRDLGIQAVNSGGSTGNGWWSGRNDGTLLPSINPTTGEQIAGVYPCSSDDYQRIVKESVEAFRAWRMVPAPKRGEVVRLIGQALREKKDQLGTLVSLEVGKIKAEGDGEVQEMIDMADFVVGQSRMLYGATMQSERPAHRMSEQWHPLGPVGVITAFNFPVAVWAWNAFLAAIAGDTVIWKPSPKAPLCAVAIQQICNRVMQQQGYAGIFSLCIADQPALVEQMVQDERLPLISFTGSVPVGRKVASLVGQRLGRTLLELSGNNAVIVDETADLNMAVRAIVFGAVGTAGQRCTTTRRLIVHESCYEELVARLVKAYAQVQIGNPLEKEVLMGPLIDQVAVEGYRAALDEIKQEGGEILHGGRVLTRPGYFVEPTIVRAQNHWPVVQRETFAPILYVMTFTTIDEAIAMQNDVRQGLSSALFSNDVRRSERFLSATGSDCGIANINIGTSGAEIGGAFGGEKETGGGREAGSDSWKAYMRRQTNTVNWGTELPLAQGIKFGS